In one Nicotiana tomentosiformis chromosome 6, ASM39032v3, whole genome shotgun sequence genomic region, the following are encoded:
- the LOC104084907 gene encoding uncharacterized protein isoform X1, translating into MHICCSKCSGIGIICSFISFYSYMEREQIEKFKRYEVECRRYLMSKYFSDKNIFGGNIFDVKMTEDGEATKVSRFPGYQSYVDPANFNDDNSSKSNSTSEIHAKRKQPSKKNWKVAEDITFC; encoded by the exons ATGCATATTTGTTGTTCAAAATGCTCGGGCATTGGTATTATCTGCTCATTTATTTCTTTCTATAG CTATATGGAGAGGGAACAGATTGAGAAGTTCAAGAGGTATGAAGTTGAGTGCAGGAGATATTTGATGTCCAAGTACTTCTCAGACAAGAATATCTTTGGAG GAAACATATTTGATGTGAAAATGACTGAAGATGGAGAAGCCACAAAAGTGAGCAG GTTTCCTGGTTACCAGTCCTATGTAGACCCTGCTAATTTTAATGATGATAACAGTAGCAAGTCAAATTCTACAAGTGAAATTCATGCTAAGAGGAAGCAGCCTTCAAAGAAAAA TTGGAAGGTTGCTGAGGATATTACATTTTGCTGA
- the LOC104084907 gene encoding uncharacterized protein isoform X2, with the protein MLGHCYMEREQIEKFKRYEVECRRYLMSKYFSDKNIFGGNIFDVKMTEDGEATKVSRFPGYQSYVDPANFNDDNSSKSNSTSEIHAKRKQPSKKNWKVAEDITFC; encoded by the exons ATGCTCGGGCATTG CTATATGGAGAGGGAACAGATTGAGAAGTTCAAGAGGTATGAAGTTGAGTGCAGGAGATATTTGATGTCCAAGTACTTCTCAGACAAGAATATCTTTGGAG GAAACATATTTGATGTGAAAATGACTGAAGATGGAGAAGCCACAAAAGTGAGCAG GTTTCCTGGTTACCAGTCCTATGTAGACCCTGCTAATTTTAATGATGATAACAGTAGCAAGTCAAATTCTACAAGTGAAATTCATGCTAAGAGGAAGCAGCCTTCAAAGAAAAA TTGGAAGGTTGCTGAGGATATTACATTTTGCTGA
- the LOC104084907 gene encoding uncharacterized protein isoform X4, with protein sequence MEREQIEKFKRYEVECRRYLMSKYFSDKNIFGGNIFDVKMTEDGEATKVSRFPGYQSYVDPANFNDDNSSKSNSTSEIHAKRKQPSKKKYLS encoded by the exons ATGGAGAGGGAACAGATTGAGAAGTTCAAGAGGTATGAAGTTGAGTGCAGGAGATATTTGATGTCCAAGTACTTCTCAGACAAGAATATCTTTGGAG GAAACATATTTGATGTGAAAATGACTGAAGATGGAGAAGCCACAAAAGTGAGCAG GTTTCCTGGTTACCAGTCCTATGTAGACCCTGCTAATTTTAATGATGATAACAGTAGCAAGTCAAATTCTACAAGTGAAATTCATGCTAAGAGGAAGCAGCCTTCAAAGAAAAAGTACTTATCTTAG
- the LOC104084907 gene encoding uncharacterized protein isoform X3, which translates to MEREQIEKFKRYEVECRRYLMSKYFSDKNIFGGNIFDVKMTEDGEATKVSRFPGYQSYVDPANFNDDNSSKSNSTSEIHAKRKQPSKKNWKVAEDITFC; encoded by the exons ATGGAGAGGGAACAGATTGAGAAGTTCAAGAGGTATGAAGTTGAGTGCAGGAGATATTTGATGTCCAAGTACTTCTCAGACAAGAATATCTTTGGAG GAAACATATTTGATGTGAAAATGACTGAAGATGGAGAAGCCACAAAAGTGAGCAG GTTTCCTGGTTACCAGTCCTATGTAGACCCTGCTAATTTTAATGATGATAACAGTAGCAAGTCAAATTCTACAAGTGAAATTCATGCTAAGAGGAAGCAGCCTTCAAAGAAAAA TTGGAAGGTTGCTGAGGATATTACATTTTGCTGA